Proteins encoded within one genomic window of Prosthecobacter algae:
- a CDS encoding PSD1 and planctomycete cytochrome C domain-containing protein, translated as MNRLLLSFCLLASPALALDFAQEVLPVLQRACFECHGGEVAKAGLRLHEKAVALKGGEHGAVIVPGQPEASELLRRVSLPRSDKQAMPRRGNALTAMEIQGLREWIAAGAVWPETVSAARHWAYVPPVKPKLPDTQGQHPVDAWVGEKLKQVGLTPSAVAPAHTLVRRLFQDLTGLPPAEEDLARFLPDLRLQNLSEDTYEKLVDHLLASPEFGVKWARHWLDLARYADSHGFQRDDLREVWGYRDWVVEALNKDMPFDQFTIEQIAGDLLPNATPAQIIATGFHRCTPTNVEAGTEPEESRINQVIDRVNTTGAVWMGSTLECAQCHHHKYDPFSQKDYYQLLAYFNNTEKEAERTNPKTPGSIRFDGVPYAMSDAGQDEAREALTQRLKSVQARLAKAEAVASPSVQNAAGKPSVRVLKPAEVDSASGSEAEVQGDQSVLFIGAVPDVDTYTLTYDLSPGSVTGFLLEALTDSSLPGDGPGRGDATRPNFVLQHLEVSVQDTAGKVLPLSFKQAFASFSQSRFDVGGLIDQDPKTGWAINPQFHQAHWAALALKEPLVITAGMKLKLKLVQEFGAGRMIGRLRFSAMAGEVEASLPAVSAPLAGKARPKNPAVVALTREAKALQKELEGLKPATTEVMREMPQPRMTAVFKRGVYTDPAEPVKAATPSIFDLQVKGPPNRLTLARWLVARNNPLTARVTVNRLWAEIFGQGLVTTVEDFGIKGAPPSHPELLDWLAVEFMDQGWSLKKILKQIVMSRTYRQSSAFQAGSRNAETDAANVLLWRGPRFRLDAEAIRDNALAVSGLLSLKKGGAPIRPPQPDGLWAKVGGQQYKYEVSRGEMRYRRGLYVVLKRGAPYPSFINFDASARMACVVRRGRSNTPLQALTLLNDPVFVEATQALAARLQKVPDVLSRLRLGFRLVLAREAAPEELEVMRQLYEAQVSQGETKALEAVASALMNLDEAITKG; from the coding sequence GTGAACCGTCTGTTGCTTTCTTTCTGCCTCCTGGCTTCTCCAGCCCTGGCGCTGGACTTTGCCCAGGAGGTGCTGCCGGTGCTGCAGCGCGCCTGCTTTGAATGCCACGGCGGCGAGGTGGCCAAGGCGGGCCTGCGCCTGCATGAGAAGGCCGTTGCGCTGAAAGGGGGAGAGCATGGGGCGGTCATCGTGCCCGGCCAGCCCGAGGCCAGCGAACTTCTGCGCCGGGTCTCTCTGCCTCGGTCTGACAAGCAGGCCATGCCCAGGCGCGGGAACGCGCTGACCGCCATGGAAATCCAAGGGCTGCGCGAATGGATCGCTGCTGGAGCCGTGTGGCCCGAGACGGTCTCGGCGGCCCGGCACTGGGCCTACGTGCCACCTGTGAAGCCGAAGCTGCCTGACACCCAAGGCCAGCACCCGGTGGATGCCTGGGTGGGCGAAAAGTTGAAGCAGGTAGGCTTGACCCCTTCCGCTGTAGCTCCCGCGCATACTTTGGTGCGGCGCCTGTTTCAGGATCTCACCGGCCTGCCACCTGCTGAGGAAGACCTGGCCCGCTTTCTTCCAGATCTCCGGCTGCAAAACCTCTCTGAGGACACCTATGAAAAGCTGGTGGACCACCTGTTGGCATCGCCAGAATTTGGGGTCAAGTGGGCACGTCATTGGCTGGATCTGGCCCGGTATGCGGATTCGCATGGCTTTCAGCGGGATGACCTGCGCGAGGTCTGGGGTTACCGGGACTGGGTGGTGGAGGCTTTGAACAAGGATATGCCGTTTGACCAGTTCACCATTGAGCAGATCGCCGGGGACCTGTTGCCCAATGCTACTCCGGCACAGATCATCGCCACTGGCTTTCACCGCTGCACGCCGACGAATGTGGAGGCCGGAACGGAGCCGGAAGAAAGCCGAATCAACCAGGTGATCGACCGCGTGAACACCACAGGGGCGGTGTGGATGGGCAGCACTCTAGAATGCGCCCAGTGCCATCACCACAAGTATGACCCGTTCAGCCAGAAGGATTATTACCAGTTGCTGGCCTACTTCAACAACACCGAGAAAGAGGCGGAACGCACCAACCCAAAAACGCCTGGTTCGATCCGGTTTGACGGCGTGCCTTACGCCATGTCCGACGCGGGACAGGATGAGGCGCGGGAGGCTCTAACCCAGCGGCTGAAAAGCGTGCAGGCTCGCCTGGCCAAGGCTGAAGCCGTTGCGTCGCCATCGGTCCAAAACGCAGCGGGCAAGCCGTCGGTGAGGGTGCTGAAACCTGCCGAGGTGGACTCCGCCTCCGGCTCTGAGGCCGAAGTGCAGGGAGACCAGAGTGTGCTCTTCATCGGGGCCGTGCCGGATGTGGACACCTATACGCTGACCTATGATCTCAGCCCTGGCAGTGTCACTGGGTTCCTGCTCGAAGCCTTGACCGATTCTTCGCTGCCTGGAGACGGGCCGGGCAGGGGTGATGCCACGCGGCCTAACTTTGTATTGCAACACCTGGAGGTCTCCGTGCAGGACACAGCAGGCAAGGTCTTGCCGCTCAGCTTTAAGCAGGCCTTCGCCAGCTTTTCCCAAAGCCGGTTTGATGTTGGCGGGCTGATTGACCAGGATCCGAAGACGGGGTGGGCCATCAATCCGCAGTTTCATCAGGCCCACTGGGCCGCCTTGGCCCTGAAGGAGCCGCTGGTGATCACGGCGGGCATGAAGCTGAAACTGAAGCTGGTGCAGGAGTTTGGTGCAGGCCGCATGATTGGCCGGCTGCGTTTCTCCGCCATGGCTGGTGAGGTGGAGGCCAGCCTCCCTGCGGTCAGCGCGCCCTTGGCCGGCAAAGCCCGCCCAAAGAACCCAGCCGTCGTGGCTCTGACGCGGGAAGCAAAGGCCCTTCAAAAGGAGCTGGAGGGGCTGAAGCCAGCGACCACCGAAGTCATGCGTGAAATGCCTCAGCCACGCATGACCGCCGTTTTTAAACGCGGAGTGTACACTGATCCGGCGGAACCTGTGAAGGCAGCGACGCCATCCATCTTCGACCTCCAGGTGAAGGGCCCGCCCAACCGCCTAACACTCGCCCGCTGGCTGGTGGCCCGAAACAATCCGCTGACGGCCCGCGTGACCGTGAACCGTTTGTGGGCGGAGATCTTCGGCCAGGGCCTTGTGACCACGGTCGAGGACTTCGGCATCAAGGGCGCGCCACCGTCTCATCCAGAGCTGCTGGACTGGCTGGCCGTGGAGTTCATGGATCAGGGCTGGAGCCTGAAGAAGATCCTGAAACAAATCGTCATGTCCCGCACCTACCGGCAGAGCTCCGCGTTCCAGGCTGGCAGCAGGAATGCCGAGACGGATGCCGCGAATGTCCTGCTGTGGCGGGGGCCGCGCTTCCGGTTGGATGCCGAGGCTATCCGCGACAATGCTCTGGCCGTATCCGGCCTGCTGAGCCTGAAAAAGGGCGGAGCCCCCATCCGACCACCGCAGCCGGACGGCCTGTGGGCGAAGGTGGGCGGGCAGCAATACAAGTATGAAGTCAGCAGGGGCGAGATGCGTTACCGGCGCGGTCTCTACGTGGTGCTGAAACGTGGTGCCCCTTATCCCAGCTTCATCAACTTCGATGCCAGTGCACGCATGGCCTGCGTGGTGAGGCGCGGCCGCAGCAACACCCCGTTGCAAGCGCTGACCTTGCTCAATGACCCCGTCTTCGTGGAGGCCACGCAGGCCCTGGCAGCACGCCTGCAAAAGGTGCCGGATGTCTTGTCACGCCTTCGGTTAGGCTTTCGCCTGGTGCTGGCAAGGGAGGCTGCGCCGGAGGAGCTGGAGGTGATGCGTCAGCTTTACGAGGCCCAGGTTTCTCAGGGAGAAACCAAGGCCTTGGAGGCTGTGGCCAGCGCCCTGATGAATCTGGACGAAGCCATCACCAAAGGGTGA
- a CDS encoding SUMF1/EgtB/PvdO family nonheme iron enzyme, which produces MTILFLDANADTRGPRTEALRQQPDWTIHSVAGVTEARTWLGRAAALDLLITEAIPSASGDTGFNLRDAALARFPLAKVLFTTRYDLTGFESQIAGWPVLLDAPYTGEKLRVKAQAALAAPPPPCCVELPPFLAPGTILGNYQVQDRLTQETESETYRAIQVTVQRPVALVLLRPDLLSQPEAIQGFKERERLKASISHPRIAPLYEAGSVNGLIFYTRELPRGRNLEEIEAAGEHLSERKIAELLFGVAEAMQYAVERGNHHRRLNARDIYLDAENQASIVNIFRPAGSRPRVAVEEVAALLDLVQPLASEGKARGLLATLGETGHDWNGLLEALDDVRDAMRERSIMRRIEAEEGASASKRPTPWWAWAVAAAALAAVFGLGNLVGTATPATTPLLKEEMITIPAGSFVYQKKEPRNLPAYNISKHEVTIGQYGEFLKALEDSPSTAFDHPDQPKTKTSHTPAKWMETYAAAKAGATFNGQPMSLNTPVTQVDWWDAYAYAKWKGQRLPTEEEWEKAARGDKGQLFPWGNKADKAAANLGDDYDSNGKGGSKDGYNLWAPADRKSTDVSPYGVCDMAGNVSEWTASERSGELWPSHPDYPDLRVPVVRGGHFALKGSNDLLTTRFFAESASESTLARGFRTASDVAQTPKK; this is translated from the coding sequence ATGACGATCCTTTTTCTCGATGCCAACGCCGATACACGCGGCCCCCGAACTGAAGCCCTCCGACAACAACCTGACTGGACCATCCACAGTGTGGCCGGTGTCACGGAGGCCCGCACTTGGCTGGGCCGTGCCGCCGCCCTGGACCTGCTGATCACGGAGGCCATCCCCTCCGCCAGTGGCGACACTGGATTCAACCTCCGGGACGCCGCACTCGCTCGCTTCCCCCTGGCCAAGGTGCTGTTCACCACCCGTTATGACCTGACCGGCTTTGAGTCCCAAATCGCCGGCTGGCCAGTGCTGCTGGATGCGCCCTACACGGGCGAAAAGCTGCGGGTCAAAGCCCAGGCCGCCCTCGCCGCGCCTCCACCGCCCTGCTGTGTGGAACTGCCACCCTTCCTGGCTCCCGGCACTATCCTGGGCAATTACCAGGTGCAGGATCGGTTGACCCAGGAGACCGAATCTGAAACCTACCGCGCCATTCAGGTCACCGTACAGCGCCCGGTCGCCCTCGTGCTTCTTCGCCCTGATTTGCTGAGCCAACCGGAGGCGATCCAGGGCTTCAAGGAACGCGAGCGCCTCAAGGCCTCCATTTCCCACCCCCGCATCGCTCCTCTCTATGAGGCGGGTTCGGTCAATGGGCTCATTTTCTACACCCGTGAGCTGCCGCGCGGGCGCAACCTCGAGGAAATAGAGGCCGCCGGGGAACACCTGTCCGAGCGGAAAATCGCAGAGCTTCTCTTCGGTGTGGCCGAGGCCATGCAATACGCCGTCGAACGCGGCAACCATCATCGCCGCCTGAATGCGCGGGACATCTACCTGGATGCGGAAAACCAGGCCAGCATCGTGAACATCTTCCGCCCCGCAGGCAGTCGCCCCCGGGTGGCCGTGGAAGAAGTGGCCGCCCTGCTGGACCTTGTGCAACCGCTGGCCAGCGAAGGCAAGGCCAGGGGCCTGCTCGCCACTTTGGGAGAGACCGGCCATGACTGGAACGGTCTTTTGGAAGCTCTGGACGATGTGCGCGATGCCATGCGGGAACGCAGCATCATGCGCCGGATTGAGGCTGAAGAAGGAGCCTCCGCCAGCAAGCGCCCCACGCCTTGGTGGGCCTGGGCGGTGGCAGCAGCGGCCCTCGCTGCCGTTTTTGGCCTGGGCAACCTGGTCGGCACAGCTACCCCGGCGACCACCCCCCTGCTGAAGGAGGAAATGATCACCATCCCCGCCGGGAGTTTTGTTTATCAGAAAAAGGAGCCGCGCAACCTGCCTGCCTACAACATCAGCAAGCACGAAGTCACCATCGGCCAATATGGCGAGTTTCTCAAAGCCCTCGAAGACAGCCCTTCGACCGCTTTTGACCACCCCGACCAGCCGAAGACCAAAACGAGCCACACCCCGGCGAAGTGGATGGAAACCTATGCCGCAGCCAAAGCCGGAGCCACCTTCAACGGCCAACCGATGAGCCTGAACACCCCTGTGACCCAGGTGGACTGGTGGGATGCATATGCCTATGCCAAGTGGAAGGGCCAGCGCCTGCCCACCGAAGAAGAATGGGAAAAAGCCGCGCGCGGCGACAAAGGCCAGCTCTTCCCCTGGGGCAACAAGGCCGATAAAGCCGCCGCCAACCTGGGCGATGACTACGACAGCAACGGCAAGGGCGGCAGCAAAGATGGCTACAACCTCTGGGCACCGGCCGACCGCAAATCCACCGATGTCAGCCCCTACGGCGTCTGCGATATGGCAGGCAACGTCTCCGAGTGGACCGCTAGCGAGCGCAGCGGCGAGCTGTGGCCTTCCCACCCGGACTACCCCGACCTGCGTGTGCCCGTCGTCCGTGGCGGCCACTTTGCCCTGAAAGGCAGCAACGACCTTCTCACCACCCGCTTTTTTGCCGAATCCGCCTCCGAATCCACCCTGGCTCGCGGCTTCCGCACCGCCAGTGACGTGGCCCAAACCCCGAAAAAGTGA
- a CDS encoding anthranilate synthase component I family protein — MLQPLSADSQPEKGRSWTRVATPLGSPVEIGSQLAQAPGFVWLDSAVTIPGSVSLLTAWPETLLQGNMAQDWSQVEKALQDGTAAGCGGGLFGWVGYDGQFVLGVYPHALLYDHARDEWFESGDFCQKWASKGPFRSEMAPSDLPKLPFTPLVSRCDFLTQVRQAQEYISAGDIYQVNLSQPWRADWPSGTPFFPYYERLRRISPAPHAACLHLGGTTLLSASPELFLKLSGRTIATHPIKGTRPRFPADPEKDAASARELLACDKERAELLMITDLERNDLGQVCEFGSVKVPDLWRVESFAQVYHLVSTVTGTLRPGISHAAAFRACFPGGSITGAPKKRAAEIIAELEPHPRGPYTGAVGYFGFEGESQWNIVIRTAVQTGDEIRFHAGSGIVADSIPEKEWEETLHKASGILAAWS; from the coding sequence ATGCTCCAGCCCCTTTCCGCCGATTCTCAGCCCGAAAAAGGAAGATCGTGGACACGAGTTGCCACTCCTTTGGGTTCGCCTGTCGAAATTGGCAGCCAACTGGCCCAGGCTCCGGGTTTTGTCTGGCTGGACAGTGCGGTCACGATTCCAGGCTCGGTTTCCCTGCTCACCGCGTGGCCGGAAACCTTGCTGCAAGGAAATATGGCCCAGGATTGGTCCCAGGTGGAAAAAGCCCTTCAGGATGGAACGGCTGCCGGGTGTGGGGGCGGGCTGTTCGGCTGGGTGGGGTATGATGGGCAGTTCGTTCTGGGCGTTTATCCGCATGCGCTGCTGTATGACCACGCCCGGGATGAATGGTTCGAATCTGGCGATTTTTGCCAAAAATGGGCTTCCAAAGGCCCATTTCGGTCAGAAATGGCCCCTAGCGATCTGCCGAAGCTGCCTTTTACCCCTCTCGTTTCCCGGTGCGATTTTCTGACCCAGGTCCGGCAAGCGCAGGAGTACATCAGTGCGGGGGACATTTATCAGGTAAATCTTTCCCAGCCCTGGCGGGCTGATTGGCCATCGGGGACGCCATTTTTCCCGTATTACGAGCGTCTGCGCCGCATTTCTCCCGCCCCTCATGCTGCCTGCCTCCATTTGGGGGGGACTACGCTGCTTTCGGCCTCGCCCGAGCTTTTTCTCAAGCTCTCCGGCCGCACCATCGCCACCCATCCGATCAAGGGCACCCGCCCACGGTTTCCGGCGGATCCCGAAAAAGATGCTGCTTCAGCTAGGGAACTCCTGGCCTGTGACAAAGAGCGGGCGGAGCTGCTGATGATTACCGATCTGGAACGCAATGACCTGGGGCAGGTCTGCGAGTTTGGCAGCGTGAAGGTGCCGGATCTCTGGCGGGTGGAAAGTTTTGCGCAGGTTTACCATCTTGTTTCCACCGTCACGGGCACCTTGCGTCCTGGCATCAGCCATGCGGCCGCTTTCCGGGCCTGTTTCCCCGGCGGTAGCATCACAGGCGCACCGAAAAAACGCGCTGCCGAGATCATTGCGGAACTGGAGCCGCATCCACGGGGCCCCTATACCGGGGCCGTGGGTTATTTTGGTTTTGAGGGTGAAAGCCAGTGGAACATCGTCATCCGCACGGCGGTGCAAACAGGCGACGAGATCCGCTTTCATGCCGGTTCAGGCATTGTGGCGGACAGCATCCCTGAGAAAGAGTGGGAGGAGACGCTGCACAAGGCATCGGGCATTCTGGCTGCGTGGAGTTGA
- a CDS encoding AraC family transcriptional regulator — MSRPRLQAEFFARMSDPQILRTMFDHLPGVFFFVKDAQGRMITANAAKLERLGLKQEKDIVGATDDAFFPPDVALAFRKDDQEIIRTGRAVVNRLELWLDEQRALNWFMTTKLPIQGKEGDIIGIMGMSRRCEEKGAQHAVREVAAAVAYIQAHLHESLTAADLAQATGLSERHLHRKLRECLGTTPHELILRLRIQAAAEALTQTGTSIADIALDHGFCDQSAFTQQFRKRTGMTPRQFRQQHAEK; from the coding sequence ATGAGCCGTCCGCGCCTCCAAGCCGAGTTCTTCGCCCGCATGTCCGATCCGCAGATCCTGAGGACGATGTTTGACCACCTGCCAGGCGTTTTCTTTTTCGTCAAAGATGCGCAAGGCCGGATGATCACAGCCAACGCAGCTAAGCTGGAGCGCCTAGGGCTGAAGCAAGAAAAGGACATTGTGGGAGCGACGGACGATGCCTTTTTCCCTCCCGATGTGGCACTGGCCTTTCGCAAGGACGACCAGGAAATCATCCGCACAGGCAGGGCTGTGGTGAACCGACTGGAGTTGTGGCTGGATGAACAACGCGCACTGAACTGGTTCATGACCACCAAGCTGCCCATTCAGGGCAAAGAGGGAGACATCATTGGCATCATGGGCATGAGCCGGCGCTGCGAAGAAAAAGGTGCCCAGCATGCCGTGCGCGAAGTGGCTGCTGCCGTAGCCTACATTCAGGCGCACCTGCACGAAAGCCTCACCGCCGCCGATCTGGCCCAGGCCACCGGTTTGTCCGAACGGCACCTGCACCGCAAGCTGCGCGAGTGCCTGGGCACCACGCCGCATGAGCTCATTCTCAGGCTGCGCATCCAGGCCGCTGCCGAAGCCTTGACCCAAACGGGCACTTCCATTGCCGACATCGCCCTCGACCACGGTTTCTGTGACCAAAGCGCCTTTACCCAGCAGTTCCGCAAACGCACTGGCATGACGCCGCGACAATTTCGCCAGCAACATGCGGAAAAGTAG
- a CDS encoding FAD-dependent oxidoreductase, whose product MRTLLLPLLLVLPVIATAKTDLVIYGGTPAGLSAGITAAREGVSVVIIEPTKWIGGLVTGGLCRTDVGREQTIGGFPREFFGRAAALNPDTPMWYAEPKTNLAAFQAMLQEAGVKVVTGQTLKSVSKEGARITGLTTNDGTVYEGRMFVDATYEGDLMAAAKVSYIVGRESRAQYGEALAGYYPMPIRPRTVEVMESDCPNIGGTGPSYIHGTPIAISGLDKAGKPIFGVYEAPKLEPGSADNRTQSYNFRICVTQRPDIKVPFPKPATYDPAKYELLLRLIQAFPGVRFGRLFHLGAVANGKYDLNAQGFFSTDYPGANTAYPDGDAATRAQIWQDHVDFIQGMLWFLGHDERVPQSLRDQCNSWGLCKDEFADNQCWPYALYVREGRRMIGEYVMVQKDLQNDIFKEDTVGMGSFVIDCHIVQRILAKDGTVRDEGSFPDAPALPYQIAYRSLTPKRAECENLLVPVCLSASHIAYCSLRMEPVYMALGQASGLAAVMAIQGQTSVQAIDVKALQAKLLAQKAVLELAELATMARSSKLPGTVMDDQDAERVGHWQGSTYGSPVDGSSRHDENLEKGAKKVVYTLSLPATGRYEVRVSYAHAPNRASNVPVTIDHAGGSSTVKVNQKKVPPVDKLFISLGSFEFSAVKPAVITIGNEGTDGIVGADAVQLLKQ is encoded by the coding sequence ATGCGCACGTTGCTTCTTCCTTTGCTTCTCGTCCTGCCGGTCATCGCGACCGCCAAGACGGACCTCGTCATTTATGGCGGCACACCGGCCGGCCTCAGTGCGGGCATCACCGCCGCCAGGGAAGGGGTCTCCGTGGTCATCATCGAACCCACAAAGTGGATCGGCGGCCTGGTCACAGGCGGTCTCTGCCGCACCGATGTTGGGCGGGAGCAGACCATCGGCGGATTTCCGCGTGAGTTCTTCGGCCGTGCTGCCGCCCTGAATCCCGATACCCCCATGTGGTATGCCGAACCAAAGACCAACCTCGCCGCCTTTCAGGCGATGCTCCAGGAAGCCGGCGTGAAGGTGGTGACCGGGCAGACGCTGAAGTCGGTGAGCAAGGAAGGGGCCCGCATCACTGGCCTAACCACGAATGACGGAACGGTTTATGAGGGACGGATGTTTGTGGATGCAACCTATGAGGGAGACCTCATGGCCGCTGCCAAGGTGAGCTACATCGTGGGTCGTGAAAGCCGGGCCCAGTATGGCGAGGCGCTGGCCGGCTATTACCCCATGCCCATCCGCCCGCGCACGGTCGAGGTCATGGAAAGCGACTGTCCCAACATCGGTGGTACTGGCCCCAGCTACATTCATGGTACGCCGATTGCCATCTCCGGCTTGGACAAGGCGGGCAAGCCCATTTTTGGCGTCTATGAAGCGCCGAAGCTGGAACCTGGCAGCGCGGACAACCGAACGCAGTCCTACAACTTTCGCATCTGCGTCACCCAGCGGCCCGATATCAAGGTGCCGTTCCCCAAACCTGCCACTTATGACCCCGCCAAATACGAGCTGTTGCTGCGTCTCATCCAGGCCTTTCCGGGGGTGCGCTTTGGCCGCCTCTTCCACCTCGGTGCAGTGGCCAATGGCAAGTATGACCTAAATGCCCAGGGCTTTTTCTCCACGGACTATCCCGGGGCTAACACGGCCTATCCGGATGGGGATGCGGCGACCCGAGCCCAGATCTGGCAGGATCATGTGGACTTCATCCAGGGCATGCTCTGGTTCCTCGGCCATGATGAGCGTGTGCCGCAAAGCCTGCGTGACCAGTGCAACTCCTGGGGCCTGTGCAAAGACGAGTTTGCCGACAACCAATGCTGGCCCTATGCCCTCTACGTGCGCGAAGGCCGCCGCATGATTGGCGAATACGTCATGGTGCAGAAGGACCTGCAAAACGACATCTTCAAGGAAGATACGGTGGGCATGGGTTCCTTCGTCATCGACTGCCACATTGTGCAGCGCATCCTGGCAAAAGATGGCACGGTGCGGGATGAAGGCAGCTTTCCGGATGCACCCGCCCTGCCTTATCAGATCGCCTACCGCAGCCTCACGCCAAAGCGGGCGGAGTGTGAAAACCTCCTCGTCCCAGTCTGCCTTTCCGCCAGCCACATCGCCTACTGCTCCCTGCGCATGGAGCCTGTTTACATGGCGCTGGGCCAGGCCAGCGGGCTCGCCGCCGTCATGGCCATCCAAGGCCAGACCTCCGTGCAGGCCATTGACGTAAAAGCTCTACAGGCCAAGCTGCTGGCCCAGAAGGCCGTGTTGGAACTGGCCGAGCTCGCCACCATGGCGCGCTCTTCCAAGCTGCCTGGCACTGTCATGGACGATCAGGATGCCGAGCGTGTGGGCCACTGGCAGGGCAGCACCTATGGCAGCCCAGTGGATGGCTCCAGCCGCCACGATGAGAACCTGGAAAAGGGAGCCAAGAAGGTGGTTTACACGCTCAGCCTGCCGGCCACCGGGCGCTATGAAGTCCGTGTTTCTTATGCCCATGCGCCCAATCGGGCCAGCAATGTGCCCGTGACGATTGATCACGCGGGCGGCAGCAGCACGGTGAAGGTGAACCAGAAGAAAGTGCCGCCGGTGGACAAGCTTTTCATCAGCCTCGGCAGCTTTGAGTTTAGCGCGGTCAAGCCTGCGGTCATCACCATCGGCAACGAGGGAACGGATGGCATTGTCGGCGCGGATGCTGTGCAGTTGCTGAAGCAGTGA
- a CDS encoding HpcH/HpaI aldolase family protein — MKLRPSRILRELRAGQSSTVLKLNLIDPRIIELAGLAGASAVWLCNEHVPNDWLNLEHQIRAAKLYDMDTIVRVNKGGYSEYVKPFECDATGIMVPHITSAEEARQVVDMVRCRPIGSKALDGGNMDGLFCQVSLAEYVHHCNTEKLVILQIESPEALEQVEEIAAVPGYDALLFGAGDYSHRVGLLGQATHPDVVAARKRVAAAALKHGKHVAVASLFGQKEEVIAEGTRIFTLGADVIELGNAMRKMVTDFHGAAGQGTADSVYANK; from the coding sequence ATGAAATTACGCCCCTCCCGAATCCTTCGCGAACTTCGCGCCGGCCAGTCCTCGACGGTCCTCAAGCTCAACCTGATTGACCCGCGCATCATCGAACTCGCCGGTCTCGCCGGGGCCTCCGCCGTGTGGCTGTGCAATGAGCATGTGCCCAATGACTGGCTGAACCTGGAGCATCAGATCCGTGCGGCCAAGCTCTATGACATGGACACCATCGTGCGGGTGAACAAGGGCGGTTACAGCGAGTATGTGAAACCCTTCGAGTGCGATGCCACTGGCATCATGGTCCCGCACATCACCAGCGCGGAGGAGGCCCGGCAGGTGGTGGACATGGTGCGCTGCCGCCCGATTGGCAGCAAGGCGCTCGACGGCGGCAACATGGACGGCCTCTTTTGTCAGGTGTCGCTGGCTGAGTATGTGCACCACTGCAATACCGAAAAGTTGGTTATTCTTCAGATCGAATCTCCAGAGGCCCTCGAACAGGTCGAGGAAATCGCCGCTGTGCCCGGTTACGATGCCCTGCTGTTTGGGGCAGGGGACTACAGCCATCGGGTGGGGTTGCTCGGCCAGGCCACGCATCCGGACGTCGTCGCCGCGCGCAAGCGGGTGGCTGCGGCGGCCCTGAAACATGGCAAGCATGTCGCCGTGGCATCCCTCTTTGGCCAAAAGGAAGAGGTCATCGCCGAAGGCACCCGCATCTTCACCCTCGGGGCGGACGTGATCGAACTGGGCAATGCCATGCGTAAAATGGTCACTGATTTCCACGGCGCTGCCGGTCAGGGCACCGCCGATTCCGTTTACGCCAACAAATAA
- a CDS encoding SDR family oxidoreductase: MLPSFSLKDKTVLLTGAAGLFGRGLAAALAEAGATLIIASRSAENLQAVAAAETALGHRVHAEAFDQGDEASILDLRARIEARFGPLHGLVNNSVLRPMKGTLGSVAQWEDSMRVNATGLMLMHRHFGTAMAEAGRGSIVNIGSIQGMIGPSYELYAGTSMGDLPPDYFFHKGGMLNLTRFYAALYGPKNVRVNCLAPGGFFNNQPELFVQRYSEHTMLNRMADDDDLGGSVVFLLSEASRYITGVNLPVDGGYTAK, encoded by the coding sequence ATGCTCCCTTCCTTCTCCCTCAAGGACAAGACCGTCCTGCTCACTGGTGCTGCCGGGCTCTTTGGCCGGGGGCTGGCCGCGGCTCTGGCCGAGGCTGGGGCCACCCTCATCATCGCCTCCCGCAGCGCGGAGAACCTTCAGGCCGTGGCGGCTGCCGAAACGGCCCTGGGTCACCGGGTCCATGCCGAAGCCTTTGATCAAGGGGACGAAGCCTCCATCCTGGATTTGCGCGCTCGCATTGAGGCCCGGTTTGGCCCGCTGCACGGCCTGGTGAACAACTCCGTGCTGCGCCCGATGAAAGGCACCCTCGGCAGTGTGGCACAGTGGGAGGACTCCATGCGGGTGAATGCCACGGGCCTGATGCTGATGCACCGCCACTTTGGCACGGCCATGGCCGAGGCGGGGCGGGGCAGCATCGTCAACATCGGCAGCATCCAGGGCATGATTGGCCCCAGCTATGAGCTCTATGCAGGCACCAGCATGGGCGACCTGCCGCCGGACTACTTCTTCCACAAAGGCGGCATGCTGAATCTTACGCGCTTTTATGCCGCGCTCTATGGGCCGAAAAATGTGCGGGTGAACTGCCTGGCCCCTGGCGGCTTTTTCAACAATCAGCCGGAGCTTTTTGTGCAGCGCTACAGCGAGCACACGATGCTCAACCGCATGGCCGATGACGATGACCTCGGCGGTTCCGTGGTCTTTCTGCTCAGCGAGGCCTCCCGCTACATCACGGGCGTGAATCTGCCGGTGGATGGCGGCTACACCGCAAAGTAG